The following proteins come from a genomic window of Trifolium pratense cultivar HEN17-A07 linkage group LG4, ARS_RC_1.1, whole genome shotgun sequence:
- the LOC123921027 gene encoding dual specificity protein kinase YAK1 homolog isoform X2, with amino-acid sequence MDEVRVGVSSCSSEAEQTQSRDTVEETAASSSSGWHPRELAFVAFVPRDKEEQQEDERVNAAGKFLKYRAFVRRPLVGRLTKEIVETYRICNPQFKYSEDLNPKRFLTSPSTGVLNDGYDNANSDLILTVNLILIHVEKSRRYIVKDLLGHGTFGQVAKCWDSDTNSFVAVKIIKNQPAYYQQALVEVTILTTLNKKYDPEDKNHIVRIYDYFVYQRHLCICFELLDTNLYELIKMNHFRGLSIGIVQLFSKQILCGLALLKDAGIIHCDLKPENILLCTSSVKQAEIKIIDFGSACMENRTVYSYIQVYIHCRKKAFMINPVVILIIWYLNYMSYLFPLQSRYYRSPEVLLGYQYTTAIDMWSFGCIVAELFLGLPLFPGASEFDLLRRMIEIIGGQPPDYVLRDAKNTSKFFKCIGSLQNIEISEGSKNGRVYQALTEEEYEARDLKKPSIGKEYFNNMNLEAIVTNYPYRKNLPKEDIAKEKQTRLALIDFLRGLVEFDPAKRWSPFQASKHPFITGEPFTHPYRPSPETPYIPVVQNIKVDNHPGGGHWFAAGLSPNVAGKNRASLYSSPHFQMAQHPPANSYGSVGSHGSYNDGAGLGSSYGSYGESSNMFAYYSPIAPSGMNMHNQGSMSMLGNSPDARRRIKYQPGNGLGVSPSGGNFAPLPLGASPSQFTPPSSYSQIPVGSPGHFGPTSPARGASHGSPLGKTAAASQFNRRKNWGHSGSPQTQETAFSSHWHGQYPDSTSQAEGTSQAPGSSPSYIQSNINPGNWKQRGSGGVSANQKIPSMVMPGSNMNSQSTELTHDNVETGFSLPDPGDWDPNYSDELLLQEGGSDESSLSTEFGRSMNLGSIEPWSGFGRLNGPGQTFSTVEMGSPPTHDFQAAYIHSMSKPFHLMPHISQNSPSRFGHQSVQRFTHGRPPQGSDWNQIKIQAPSGFSNVGPRSPRNASFTGNMPWGRRMNPPTSSIPPISNIPPTSRSRKDYARID; translated from the exons ATGGATGAGGTTAGAGTTGGTGTTAGTAGTTGTAGTAGTGAAGCAGAGCAGACTCAGTCAAGAGATACAGTTGAGGAGACGGCGGCTTCTTCGTCTTCTGGATGGCATCCTAGGGAGCTTGCTTTTGTTGCTTTTGTGCCGAGGGATAAAGAAGAACAACAAGAAGATGAACGTGTTAATGCTGCTGGGAAGTTCTTGAAATACCGTGCATTTGTTAGGAGACCt TTAGTGGGAAGATTGACAAAGGAAATAGTTGAAACATACCGAATATGCAATCCACAGTTTAAATATTCTGAAGATCTAAATCCAAAGAGATTTTTGACCAGCCCATCTACTGGAGTGCTTAATGATGGCTATGATAATGCAAACTCGGATCTTATTCTGACAGTGAATTTGATCTTGATCCATGTAGAGAAAAGTAGAAG ATATATTGTCAAAGATCTCCTTGGCCATGGGACATTTGGACAAGTGGCCAAATGCTGGGATTCAGATACCAACAGTTTTGTTGCTGTCAAGATCATTAAAAATCAACCTGCATACTATCAACAGGCTCTGGTTGAAGTAACTATTTTAACAACG TTAAATAAGAAGTACGATCCTGAGGATAAGAATCACATTGTTcgtatatatgattattttgtatatcaaAGACATTTGTGCATATGCTTTGAACTGCTGGACACAAATTT GTATGAGCTTATCAAAATGAATCATTTTAGGGGATTGTCAATTGGTATTGTTCAGCTGTTCTCTAAGCAG ATTTTATGTGGACTGGCTCTATTAAAAGATGCTGGCATTATTCATTGTGATCTGAAGCCAGAAAACATTCTTTTATGTACGAG CTCTGTGAAGCAGGCAGAAATAAAGATTATTGACTTTGGATCAGCATGCATGGAAAACCGCACTGTTTATTCCTATATTCAGGTATATATTCACTGTCGAAAAAAGGCTTTTATGATAAATCCTgttgtaattttaattatctggTACTTAAATTACATGTCTTACCTGTTTCCATTGCAGAGTCGATACTATAGATCTCCTGAGGTTCTTCTTGGATATCA ATACACAACAGCTATTGATATGTGGTCCTTTGGGTGCATAGTGGCAGAATTGTTTCTTGGATTACCATTATTCCCTGGGGCTTCAGAGTTTGATCTTTTGAGAAGGATGATTGAAATAATTGG AGGACAACCACCTGATTATGTACTACGGGACGCCAAAAACACTAGTAAATTCTTTAAGTGTATTGGGAGTCTCCAAAACATAGAAATCAGTGAGGGTTCCAAAAATGGACGTGTTTATCAAGCATTGACAGAGGAAGAATATGAAGCT AGAGATTTGAAGAAGCCTTCAATTggaaaagaatattttaataatatgaaTCTTGAAGCAATAGTTACAAACTACCCCTACAGGAAAAACCTACCTAAGGAAGATATTGCCAAAG AAAAGCAAACAAGACTAGCTCTTATTGACTTTTTGAGAGGGCTCGTTGAATTTGACCCTGCAAAACGCTGGTCACCATTCCAG GCTTCAAAACACCCTTTTATAACCGGGGAACCTTTTACTCACCCTTACAGACCTTCCCCCGAGACCCCTTACATT CCAGTAGTTCAAAACATCAAGGTTGATAATCATCCAGGTGGAGGACACTGGTTTGCTGCTGGTCTATCACCGAAT GTTGCAGGCAAAAACAGAGCTTCCCTCTATAGCAGTCCGCATTTTCAGATGGCGCAACATCCACCTGCTAATAGTTATGGCAGTGTAGGAAGCCATGGGAGCTATAATGATGGTGCTGGGCTTGGAAGCAGCTATGGAAGTTATGGAGAGAGCAGTAACATGTTTGCTTACTATTCACCTATCGCTCCATCTGGTATGAACATGCACAATCAGGGTAGTATGTCAATGCTTGGCAATAGTCCTGATGCTCGGAGAAGAATTAAGTACCAACCTGGGAATGGACTGGGTGTAAGTCCATCTGGTGGAAATTTCGCTCCCTTGCCTCTTGGTGCCAGCCCATCTCAATTTACTCCACCAAGTTCCTATAGTCAGATTCCAGTTGGTTCCCCAGGTCATTTTGGACCTACATCTCCTGCAAGAGGAGCTTCTCATGGATCACCTTTAGGCAAGACTGCTGCAGCCAGCCAGtttaatagaagaaaaaattggggACATTCTGGAAGTCCTCAAACCCAAGAAACAGCATTTTCTTCACATTGGCATGGTCAATATCCTGATAGCACAAGCCAAGCAGAGGGAACATCACAAGCTCCTGGCAGTTCACCATCATATATACAATCAAATATTAATCCTGGGAACTGGAAGCAGCGCGGAAGTGGAGGGGTTTCTGCTAATCAGAAGATTCCATCCATGGTTATGCCTGGTTCTAATATGAACTCACAGTCGACGGAATTGACTCATGACAATGTGGAGACCGGTTTTTCATTGCCTGATCCTGGAGATTGGGATCCTAATTATAG TGATGAACTACTTCTGCAAGAGGGCGGTTCAGATGAAAGCTCTTTGTCAACTGAGTTTGGCAGAAGTATGAATCTTGGTTCCATAGAACCGTGGTCTGGATTTGGAAG ATTAAATGGACCTGGTCAAACATTTTCTACTGTAGAGATGGGTAGCCCCCCAACACATGATTTCCAAGCAGCATATATACACTCTATGTCAAAGCCTTTTCATCTCATGCCTCATATTTCACAAAATTCTCCAAGCCGTTTTGGACACCAATCTGTTCAAAGATTTACACATGGTAGACCCCCTCAGGGTAGTGACTGGAATCAAATTAAGATTCAGGCTCCTTCTGGTTTCAGCAACGTGGGTCCGCGTTCTCCCAGGAATGCCTCATTCACTGGCAATATGCCATGGG GGCGACGAATGAATCCTCCTACTTCAAGCATTCCTCCTATCTCAAACATACCACCGACATCCCGTTCAAGAAAAGACTATGCAAGGATAGACTAG